From a region of the Cutaneotrichosporon cavernicola HIS019 DNA, chromosome: 7a genome:
- the HAM1 gene encoding uncharacterized protein (Pyrophosphatase that hydrolyzes non-canonical purine nucleotides such as inosine triphosphate (ITP), deoxyinosine triphosphate (dITP) or xanthosine 5'-triphosphate (XTP) to their respective monophosphate derivatives. The enzyme does not distinguish between the deoxy- and ribose forms. Probably excludes non-canonical purines from RNA and DNA precursor pools, thus preventing their incorporation into RNA and DNA and avoiding chromosomal lesions), protein MSKSFVFVTGNANKLKEVKAILATGDSGIEVTNQAVDVPELQGTTQEIAKAKAATAAKIIGAPCVTEDTALCFEAMGGLPGPYIKDFLGTLGHDGLNKMLAGFGNTNAYALCTFAYCEPGSEPILFEGRTDGRIVPARGPTNFGWDPIFEPVEGNGRTYAEMDGAAKNAISHRYRALEKLRAYLAAK, encoded by the exons ATGTCCAAGTCGTTCGTCTTCGTCACTGGCAACGccaacaagctcaaggaAGTCAAGGCGATCCTCGCGACCGGAGACAGTGGTATCGAAGTCACCAACCAGGCTGTTGACG TCCCCGAGCTCCAGGGCACGACGCAGGAGatcgccaaggccaaggcggcaACCGCGGCCAAGATTATCGGTGCGCCGTGCGTCACTGAGGACACGGCGCTGTGCTTTGAGGCTATGGGCGGGCTGCCTGGACCCTACATCAAGGACTTCTTGGGTACTCTTGGACATGACG GCCTCAACAAGATGCTCGCTGGCTTCGGAAACACAAACGCCTACGCCCTCTGCACCTTTGCCTACTGCGAGCCCGGGTCTGAACCCATCCTCTTCGAGGGCCGCACTGACGGGCGTATCGTGCCGGCTCGTGGGCCAACCAACTTTGGCTGGGACCCGATCTTTGAGCCCGTCGAGGGCAATGGCCGGACGTACGCCGAGATGGATGGGGCAGCCAAGAATGCCATCTCGCATCGCTATCGCGCACTCGAGAAGCTCAGGGCATACCTCGCGGCCAAGTAG
- a CDS encoding uncharacterized protein (Rer1 family), translating into MNQPPPSTAASAYPNVNPYPAPSAPEGVSPASPPPPAAGPGAGFPMRSGLAGMQPHSMATAPSYVPGSGSGIRGGLPEEKNVFDAIKENTNVYARRWQALLDRSTPHTMERWLTTVTLFILFSLSVVVRQGWYIIMYALCIYILNLFLAFLQPRFDPSLAADLAADDVEEGAPGLPGSERPKSGDGIRGLLSGFSSNNDDEEFRPFIRRLPEFKFWYSATKAVALSLLSTITRATDVPVYWPILLVYFCVLFALTMRRQIQHMIKYKYIPFDLGKKRGYGKK; encoded by the exons ATGAAC CAGCCACCACCGTCTACCGCCGCTTCGGCCTACCCCAACGTCAACCCCTACCCGGCACCCAGCGCACCCGAAGGTGTCTCCCCAGCATCGCCCCCGCCTCCCGCAGCCGGACCTGGGGCCGGCTTCCCCATGCGCTCGGGCCTGGCAGGCATGCAGCCACACAGCATGGCGACCGCACCGTCCTATGTCCCCGGCTCCGGGTCTGGTATCAGAGGCGGACTGCCCGAGGAGAAAAACGTCTTTGACGCGATCAAGGAGAACACGAACGTCTACGCGCGCCGCTGGCAGGCCCTCCTGGACCGCTCAACGCCGCACACAATGGAGCGGTGGCTTACCACGGTCACTCTGTTCATCCTGTTCAGTCTGAGTGTGGTTGTCCGCCAGGGTTGGTACATTATCATGT ACGCGCTTTGCATCTACATCCTCAACCTGTTCCTCGCGTTCCTCCAGCCGCGTTTTGACCCGTCGCTGGCAGCAGATCTCGCGGCAgatgacgttgaggagggtgCGCCCGGCCTCCCCGGCTCGGAGCGGCCCAAGAGCGGGGACGGTATCCGCGGTCTCCTCTCGGGCTTCTCGAGcaacaacgacgacgaggagttCCGTCCCTTcatccgccgcctcccag AGTTCAAGTTCTGGTACTCGGCGACCAAGGCCGTCGCCCTCTCGCTCTTGAGCACGATCACCCGTGCGACCGACGTCCCGGTCTACTGGCCGATCCTGCTCGTCTACTTCTGCGTCCTCTTCGCCCTGACCATGCGCCGCCAGATCCA GCACATGATCAAGTACAAGTACATCCCCTTCGACCTgggcaagaagcgcggcTACGGTAAGAAGTAG
- the HSP104 gene encoding uncharacterized protein (Clp amino terminal domain, pathogenicity island component), protein MENFTDKSSEAIKNSMEKAEEMGNSQVHPLHLISALWDESTPEAMNSTAPTLLRSSIEKLGGNSREFQRQLLSRLAKLPVVEPAPEPPIPLTNSYHAVLKEAQKLQKDNGDKFVAVDHLVTALAHVDLSEMKDLLKSAGITTKDLEKEIKTKRGTRKADSRTAEGQFEALTKYCVDYTELAAEGKMDPVIGRDNEIRRVIRILARRTKGNPVLIGEPGVGKTAIVEGLAQRIVDRDVPASLLCRLLSLDMGALMAGAKYKGEYEERVKAVLSEIEQAGDNGDPIILFIDEMHLIQAGKDSSGGMDAANLLKPMLARGKLKVIGATTLNEYREYIEKDSAFERRFAQVIVEEPTVADTVAIMRGIREKYETHHGVRIMDSALVLAAQLAKQYLTARRLPDSAIDLLDEASSAVKVARETRPEAIDILERRKLGVEVEIHALEREKDKASKERLAEAKKAIAEINDELKPLKNEYENEKKLGDQIHELRKRIDELRSKADDAERRYDLATAADIRYTAIPQREAKLKELQAKEDERGSLQEVTPEMIAEIVAKWTGVPVARLVETEKKKLLHLEKLLSKKVIGQPEAVTAVANAIRLNRSGLSNQNRPIASFLLVGPSGTGKTLLAKTLAKVMFNSEDAMVRIDASEYSEKHSISRLIGAGPGYIGHEAGGQLTEAVRRKPYSLILIDEIEKAAREFHQLFLQVLDDGRLTDGKGRVVDFRNTIIMMTSNVGSAYLNENPSEGAVPKETRDKVMGAIQATFPPEFINRIDEIIMYRSLSRADMKRVVTVRLREVQERLDINNKKIRLKCDESALDWLAHAGYSPIYGARPLGRLIQQEILNPLSKLILQGRVRDDEDVNVTTDHVKNRLVVVPNHDNVEHPDDDDDSDDDAMDIEIEEMD, encoded by the exons ATGGAGAACTTTACAGACAAGTCGTCCGAGGCCATCAAGAACTCGATGGAGAAGGCAGAGGAGATGGGCAACTCGCAAG TCCatcccctccacctcatcTCGGCGCTCTGGGACGAGTCGACGCCCGAAGCCATGAACTCGACCGCACCAACACTGCTCCGTAGCAGTATCGAGAAGCTTGGCGGAAACTCGAGGGAGTTTCAACGCCAGCTCCTCAGCCGTCTCGCAAAGCTTCCCGTCGTCGAACCCGCACCCGAACCGCCCATCCCTCTCACAAACTCTTACCACGCcgtgctcaaggaggcTCAAAAGCTCCAAAAAGACAATGGGGACAAGTTTGTGGCTGTCGACCACCTCGTCACAGCCCTGGCACACGTTGACCTTTCGGAGATGAAGGACCTGCTCAAGTCGGCTGGCATTACAAccaaggacctcgagaaggagatcaAGACCAAGCGCGGGACACGCAAGGCCGACTCGCGTACTGCCGAGGGTCAGTTTGAGGCGCTCACAAAGTATTGTGTCGACTACACCGAgctggcggccgagggCAAGATGGACCCCGTCATTGGGCGCGATAACGAGATCCGCCGCGTCATCCGTATCCTGGCCCGTCGCACCAAGGGTAACCCAGTGCTCATCGGTGAGCCTGGTGTCGGTAAGACCGCCATCGTCGAGGGTTTGGCCCAGCGTAtcgtcgaccgcgacgtTCCTGCTTCCCTCCTCTGTcgcctcctctcgctcgaCATGGGCGCCTTGATGGCCGGCGCAAAGTACAagggcgagtacgaggagcgcgtcaaggccgTGCTCTCGGAGATTGAGCAGGCTGGCGACAACGGCGACCCTatcatcctcttcatcgacgagatgcATCTGATCCAG GCTGGCAAGGACTCGAGCGGTGGCATGGACGCTgccaacctcctcaagccGATGCTCGCCCgcggcaagctcaaggtcattggcgcgacgacgctcaACGAGTACCGCGAGTACATTGAGAAGGACTCTGCGTTTGAGCGCCGCTTCGCGCAGGTCATTGTTGAGGAGCCCACGGTCGCAGACACAGTCGCCATTATGCGCGGCATCCGCGAAAAGTACGAGACCCACCACGGCGTGCGCATCATGGACTCTGCGCTCGTCCTGGCCGCGCAACTCGCGAAGCAGTACCTCACCGCTCGCCGCCTGCCCGACTCGGCTATCGACttgctcgacgaggcgtcGAGTGCTGTCAAAGTCGCCCGCGAGACGCGTCCCGAGGCCAtcgacatcctcgagcgtcgcaagctcggcgtcgaggtcgagattcacgcgctcgagcgcgaaAAGGACAAGGCGTCCAAGGAAcgtctcgccgaggccaagaaggcgaTTGCCGAGAtcaacgacgagctcaagcccCTCAAAAATGAGTACGAGAACGAGAAGAAGCTTGGCGACCAGATCCACGAGCTGCGGAAAAGGATTGACGAGCTGCGTTCaaaggccgacgacgctgaGCGCCGGTACGACCTCGCTACTGCCGCCGACATCCGCTACACGGCGATTCCCCAGCGTGAagccaagctcaaggagctccaagccaaggaggacgagcgtgGCTCGTTGCAGGAGGTCACGCCCGAGATGATCGCTGAGATTGTCGCCAAGTGGACCGGCGTGCCTGTGGCGCGTCTCGTCGAGACCGAGAAGAAAAAGCTGCTCCACCTTGAGAAGCTCCTGTCAAAGAAGGTTATCGGCCAGCCCGAGGCCGTCACGGCCGTCGCCAATGCGATCCGCCTCAACCGCTCCGGCCTCAGCAACCAGAACCGCCCCATCGCgagcttcctcctcgtcggcccaTCCGGTACGGGTAAGACGTTGCTCGCCAAGACACTTGCCAAGGTCATGTTCAACTCGGAAGACGCAATGGTGCGCATCGACGCATCTGAGTACTCGGAGAAGCACAGCATCTCACGCCTGATTGGCGCGGGCCCAGGCTACATCGGCCACGAGGCGGGCGGTCAGCTCACCGAGGCGGTCCGTCGCAAGCCGTACTCGCTCATCCTgatcgacgagatcgagaaggCTGCGCGCGAGTTCCACCAGCTCTTCCTCCAGGttctcgacgacggccgccTCACGGACGGCAAGGGACGTGTTGTCGACTTCCGCAACACCATCATCATGATGACGTCCAACGTCGGTAGCGCGTATCTCAACGAGAACCCGTCCGAGGGCGCTGTGCCCAAGGAGACCCGCGACAAGGTCATGGGTGCGATCCAGGCGACCTTCCCTCCCGAGTTCATCAACCGTATCGACGAGATCATCATGTATCGCTCCCTCTCGCGAGCGGACATGAAGCGCGTCGTCACTGTACGCCTGCGGGAAGTAcaggagcgcctcgacatCAACAACAAGAAGATCCGCTTGAAATGTGATGAGAGCGCACTCGACTGGCTGGCACATGCCGGTTATTCGCCAATCTATGGCGCGCGCCCACTCGGACGCCTCATCCAGCAAGAGATCCTCAACCCCCTCTCGAAACTCATTCTGCAAGGCCGGgtccgcgacgacgaggatgtcaACGTCACCACCGACCATGTCAAGaaccgcctcgtcgtcgtgccAAACCACGACAACGTCGAGCaccccgacgacgacgatgacagcgacgacgacgcaaTGGACATTgagatcgaggagatggaTTAG
- the RAD2 gene encoding uncharacterized protein (Xeroderma pigmentosum G I-region), producing MGVKGLWSLLNPVARPVQIESLEGKRLAIDSSIWLYQFQSTMRDQDGRVLVNAHVLGFLRRINRLLFHGIKPVFVFDGGAPALKRSTITERKRRKLGAAQSHTKMAEKLLHAQMRRAAVMLAQEADERRAARIGARADGILEESEAIPENAVYLDELEGRPAARPVTTQISAASTSEPPKKKYKRDRYELPEADMPTYSTEERPDARLATEEELKHFIEEVGPTDIDVESPEFRALPTEVQYEIIGDLRVRSRQQSHARLTAMLKNAPTALDFSKAQIKHLSQRNALTQQLLTVTDSVGKAHLTIPVRVASERNREYVLVKRSQDDGGGWALGIRDGTKDKPIELEPETENDRRIRNAVERRTVRDEDSDSDSSVEEIKPTEVDKDLREHRRREVLEAITQRYAPKKQDDDPAPTRRKKNAVPLFDIDEDIMPTAHDEALALALQQEELGSEEDEPDANLARALALSRKKTPSSPPPLPPSSDDDEFEEVELIPSTHVSRANSVYEPIEISSDEEAPPLKNVPAPMVVDDSDDDLEPTEPPDPRRVAGSSFAPNTANGAPSVPRPSVVPLAVRDPEPAAPEPKGPHSTGRVGRPPPAAVEVHTVRRSPSPMRAAPSPSPPRGLSPHPQLRGAPSLSPPARGGPSPSLPPRAAPSPSPPAVAPAPSVSDLDEDELEEVSTEPSRATTPHSSGIATPSDLEETQRNSLPQLSRLRYEVHEDSDEEDDAIEWSRSPSPVLRKDGMGKPLSALASTLGETQPDEASGLTSGHVSDYASEAEMDAEDMVAEEDEYARFLAQIQNRDLAEVRTEIDDEIRILNQQTKAAMRDSDEITQSMVVQIQTLLRHFGIPYITAPMEAEAQCAKLAELGLVEGIITDDSDVFLFGGSTCFKNIFNDAKYAECYAATDIERELSLPRHRLIELAYLLGSDYTIGILGVGPVMALELLANFPGNSSLQRFKEWWATVQVGKDDVTTETKWMRSFKKRFAGTLELGGDWPNPLVRDAYNHPQTDESDEPFCWGFPRLAALRTFLHEELSWSISKVDDELTPIVQRIAARGRGAVPRQGTLLPFFDHSAAAGSLVPRRRTTANISKRLLSVIKEFREAEARAAGQDPHGWGEMLAGVDESDPRGTKDGQKEVKKGRSKGEKQEAEVGKDGNKPKTRKAPAKRVKKSNGKEKKDQEGENEATGDGTAEWTVTTRKAPTRRAKRASKSMAEDSEEEAPAPTKRRKKASKAEED from the exons ATGGGCGTCAAAGGCCTATGGTCGCTGCTCAACCCCGTGGCGCGGCCCGTGCAGATCGAGAGTCTGGAGGgcaagcgcctcgccatcgACTCGAGCATCTGGCTGTACCAA TTCCAATCGACGATGCGTGACCAGGACGGGCGGGTGCTCGTCAACGCTCATGTACTGG GCTTCCTACGGCGAATAAACAGGCTGTTGTTTCATGGTATCAAGCCTGTGTTCGTGttcgacggcggcgcgccggccCTTAAGCGCTCCACTATC ACGGAGCGTAAGCGCCGCAAGCTCGGTGCGGCGCAGAGCCATACCAAGATGGCCGAGAAGCTGCTTCATGCGCAGATGCGGCGTGCGGCCGTGATGTTGGCGCAGGA AGCGGATGAAcggcgagcagctcggATAGGTGCGCGAGCAGATGGCATactcgaggagagcgaggcgatCCCCGAGAATGCCGTCTACCTCGACGAACTCGAGGGTCGCCCTGCCGCGCGGCCCGTCACCACCCAAATCTCTGCAGCGAGTACAAGCGAGCCACCCAAGAAGAAGTACAAGAGAGATCGATACGAACTCCCAGAAGCCGACATGCCGACGTACTCGACCGAGGAGCGGCCGGACGCGCGCCTGGCCACCGAGGAAGAGCTGAAGCACTTCATTGAGGAGGTCGGGCCCACGGACATTGATGTGGAGAGCCCCGAGTTCCGCGCCCTCCCAACAGAGGTGCAATACGAGATTATTGGCGACCTGCGTGTACGCAGTCGGCAGCAGAGCCATGCGCGCTTGACTGCCATGTTAAAGAACGCGCCGACCGCGCTGGACTTTAGCAAGGCGCAGATCAAGCATCTGTCGCAGCGCAACGCCCTCACACAACAGCTCCTTACGGTCACGGACAGCGTGGGCAAGGCACATCTCACCATACCGGTACGCGTGGCAAGCGAGCGTAATCGCGAGTACGTGCTGGTGAAGAGGAGCCAGGACGACGGCGGAGGATGGGCGCTGGGGATCCGAGATGGTACGAAGGACAAGCCGATAgagctcgagcccgagACGGAGAACGACCGGCGTATACGCAATgcggtcgagcgccgcaCAGTCAGGGATGAAGACAGTGACTCGGACTCGAGTGTGGAGGAGATCAAGCCGACTGAGGTGGACAAGGATCTTCGCGAGCACCGCCGGCGAGAGGTTCTCGAGGCCATCACGCAGCGGTATGCGCCAAAGAAACAGGATGATGAcccggcgccgacgaggcggaagAAGAATGCCGTGCCACTCTtcgacatcgacgaggacatcATGCCGACGGCgcacgacgaggcgctggcaCTTGCCCTGCAGCAGGAGGAGCTtgggagcgaggaggacgaacCAGATGCcaacctcgcgcgcgcactTGCGCTGTCGCGGAAAAAAACACCGTCGagccctcctccactgccgccgagcagcgacgacgacgagttcgaggaAGTGGAACTCATCCCGTCTACACATGTGTCGCGCGCGAACTCGGTGTACGAGCCGATCGAGATcagcagcgacgaggaggctcCTCCATTAAAGAATGTCCCTGCACCGatggtcgtcgacgacagcgatGACGATCTGGAGCCTACGGAGCCGCCAGAtccgcgtcgcgtcgcggGGAGCTCGTTCGCGCCCAACACTGCAAATGGGGCTCCATCAGTCCCTAGGCCTTCTGTGGTCCCGCTTGCCGTACGAGATCCTGAGCCAGCAGCACCTGAGCCTAAAGGCCCGCATTCAACGGGAAGAGTTGGCCGGCCTCCTCCGGCTGCGGTCGAAGTGCACACCGTCCGCcggtcgccgtcgcccatGAGAGCTGCGccgtctccatctccaccacGTGGATTGTCTCCGCACCCGCAGCTTCGCGGAGCGCCGTCACTCTCGCCGcctgctcgaggcggcccaTCACCATCCCTGCCACCGCGAGCAGCACCAtcaccttctccaccaGCAGTAGCACCAGCGCCATCGGTCTCTGACTTGGACgaagacgagctcgaggaggtctCCACAGAGCCGTCGCGTGCAACCACCCCCCACTCCTCTGGCATTGCCACTCCAAGTGACTTGGAGGAGACACAGCGAAACTCGCTTCCCCAGCTGAGTCGACTCCGGTACGAGGTCCACGAagactcggacgaggaggacgatgcGATCGAAtggtcgcgctcgccgagtcCCGTCCTGCGCAAGGACGGGATGGGTAAACCTCTCTccgcgctggcgtcgacTCTCGGTGAGACGCAGCCCGACGAGGCATCCGGTCTCACATCTGGACACGTGTCCGACTATGCGAGCGAAGCCGAGATGGATGCGGAGGACATggttgccgaggaggatgagtACGCGCGCTTCCTTGCGCAGATCCAGAACCGCGACCTGGCAGAGGTGCGCaccgagatcgacgacgagatccGCATCCTCAATCAGCAGACCAAGGCGGCGATGCGTGACTCGGACGAGATCACGCAGAGCATGGTCGTGCAGATCCAAACGCTGCTGCGCCACTTTGGTATCCCATACATCACTGCGCCGAtggaggctgaggcgcaGTGTGCCAaactcgccgagctgggcctcgtcgaggggATCATCACGGACGACTCGGATGTCTTCCTCTTTGGCGGGTCGACGTGTTTCAAGAACATCTTCAACGACGCAAAGTACGCTGAGTGTTATGCTGCGACAGAcattgagcgcgagctcagCCTCCCGCGCCACCGCCTGATTGAGCTTGCGTACCTCCTCGGTTCGGACTACACGATAGGCATCCTAGGCGTGGGACCCGTGATGGCGTTGGAGCTACTCGCCAACTTCCCCGGCAACAGCAGCCTGCAGCGGTTCAAGGAGTGGTGGGCCACCGTACAGGTGGGCAAGGACGACGTGACGACCGAGACAAAGTGGATGCGCTCCTTCAAGAAGCGGTTTGCCGGAACTCTCGAACTTGGGGGAGACTGGCCGAACCCACTGGTCCGTGACGCCTACAACCATCCGCAAACGGatgagagcgacgagccgTTCTGCTGGGGATTCCCGCGCCTGGCGGCCCTAAGGACGTTCCTGCACGAGGAACTGAGCTGGAGCATCTCCAAGGTCGACGATGAGCTCACGCCAATCGTACAGCGCATTGCTGCACGCGGGCGCGGTGCGGTCCCTCGACAAGGGACACTGTTACCGTTCTTTGACCATTCAGCAGCCGCGGGAAGCTTGgtacctcgtcgccgtacGACTGCGAATATCAGCAAACGACTACTGAGTGTTATCAAGGAATTCCGCGAGGCTGAGGCCAGAGCTGCGGGACAGGATCCACATGGGTGGGGGGAGATGTTGGCGGGCGTCGATGAGTCGGATCCGAGAGGCACGAAGGACGGTCAAAAGGAGGTAAAGAAGGGGAGGAGTAAGGGAGAGAAgcaggaggcggaggtggggaaggaCGGCAACAAGCCGAAGACCCGCAAGGCGCCGGCAAAGCGTGTAAAGAAAAGCAATGGTAAAGAGAAGAAGGACCAGGAAGGGGAGAACGAGGCGACGGGCGACGGCACCGCGGAGTGGACCGTAACGACGCGCAAGGCCCCTACGAGGCGTGCTAAGCGCGCGTCGAAGAGTATGGCTGAGGACTCTGAGGAGGAAGCACCAGCGCCAACGAagcggaggaagaaggccagcaaggcggaggaagaCTAG
- the CDC27 gene encoding uncharacterized protein (ubiquitin-protein ligase): MAPPRPPGPHLAQRLRTLALTQPTDSALLYAYQYRAFFPPTELEHDSVHVLALVQLASGNTYSALDLVREFADADADPSHDIPDYENGIPARRPGCYGCAVIVAKCCAKLGRFTDGQAVLDRAIRRSVPLTLPNHNAVETAATASLLAAQLSHKSKATTQAIEYYTRGLTDDPWLWEAFTGLCDIGAAPPADAVFSDPPSMLRTSSSQRPSRQPTGSPGPMPRSSASEVPNFLSRRQLSPMPVAPSSASLFTPDPGAGAVSSRVHMMGSMAGWDSPGSATGDTTFPSIGESTNGRARVPNLIQQFIPGLRSTPAMEQGLAKAPPAIKRPRGGHGLKLTDTPVGGLAIESRLNRDLRSMEINGDKAVDPPVRRSSRLNASSRTTTSRVTTREKRTTRSQSVASSGSGQTDANNHATLEAQTAAAVDDWLRDIVRRCGRAYRAVSLYKCREALAEIDALPRELQASPWVLRLMAKSFYRMAEYKKGARVFKHLVELEPYNLELMDIYSTLLWHMNDSTELSDLSQRLMSVDRESAQAWIAAGNTLSVLKQHEEAARLFRRATQVDPGCANAWTLCGHEAWMTEETDRAIAFYRTAIRTDDREQAAWYGLGHVYLHMGKWRHAEHHFRRAAEINPASGPLLCALGEAIERGGNLVGALAEFDRAVALEHDVDRPITRYKRARVLVGLGRVQEAIVELEPVARTSSDEPDVHFLLGKCYLKMRRNADAVIALTTAREIDTKLEGAVRSVLLAGGVDVEDE, encoded by the exons ATGGCACCACCAAGGCCGCCTGGCCCTCATCTGGCCCAGCGGCTACGCACTCTCGCCCTTACCCAGCCAACAGACTCGGCCCTACTATACGCATACCAGTATCGCGCATTCTTCCCCCCAACAGAACTTGAGCACGACAGCGTGcatgtcctcgccctcgtccagctcgcgAGCGGGAACACTTACTCCGCCCTTGACCTGGTGCGCGAATTCGCCGACGCAGACGCCGACCCATCACACGACATTCCAGACTACGAGAATGGCATCCCTGCCCGTCGACCAGGTTGCTACGGGTGCGCCGTAATTGTCGCCAAGTGCTGCGCCAAGCTCGGGCGGTTCACCGACGGCCAGGCAGTCTTGGACCGCGCGATCCGCCGTAGCGTGCCTCTAA CGCTGCCGAACCACAACGCGGTGGAAACGGCTGCAACCGCTtcgctcctcgcggcccaGCTCTCGCATAAGAGCAAAGCCACCACACAGGCCATCGAGTACTACACTCGCGGGCTGACGGACGACCCTTGGCTGTGGGAAGCGTTCACTGGTCTCTGTGATATTG GTGCTGCGCCTCCTGCTGATGCTGTGTTTTCTGACCCACCAAGCATGCTGcggacgtcgtcgtcgcagCGCCCATCGCGCCAGCCAACAGGATCACCTGGACCCATGCctcgcagctcggcgtccgagGTTCCAAACTTCCTGAGCCGCCGCCAACTGAGCCCCATGCCTGTTGCACCATCAAGTGCAAGCTTATTCACGCCCGACCCAGGAGCAGGCGCCGTGTCTTCCCGCGTGCACATGATGGGAAGTATGGCAGGGTGGGA CTCGCCAGGATCAGCTACTGGCGACACCACGTTCCCGTCGATTGGGGAGTCTACGAACGGACGTGCTCGCGTGCCCAACCTCATACAGCAGTTCATTCCAGgcttgcgctcgacgcccgCGATGGAGCAGGGTCTTGCAAAGGCACCACCAGCCATTAAGCGGCCGAGGGGCGGACACGGCCTCAAGCTGACCGACACTCCTGTTGGGGGACTCGCAATCGAATCACGTCTCAACCGCGACTTGCGCTCGATGGAGATCAATGGGGACAAGGCCGTCGACCCACCAGtgcggcgcagctcgcgccTGAACGCGAGCAgcaggacgacgacgtcgcgggTCACGACGCGCGAGAAGCGCACGACTCGATCACAGTcggtcgcgtcgtcggggtCAGGACAGACTGATGCGAACAACCACGCGACACTCGAGGCGCAGACTGCTGCGGCTGTGGACGACTGGCTGCGCGACATTGTGCGCCGCTGCGGACGCGCGTACCGTGCCGTCAGCCTCTACAAGTGCCGGGAGGCGCTGGCAGAGATTGACGCTCTGCCGCGCGAGCTCCAGGCGTCGCCGTGGGTGCTGCGGCTGATGGCCAAGAGCTTTTATCGCATGGCCGAGTACAAGAAGGGCGCGCGGGTGTTCAagcatctcgtcgagctcgagcccTACAACCTCGAGCTGATGGACATCTACTCGACGCTCCTGTGGCACATGAACGACTCGACCGAGCTTTCAGACTTGTCACAGCGCCTGATGAGCGTAGACAGGGAGAGCGCGCAGGCATGGATCGCGGCTGGCAACACGCTCAGCGTGCTCAAACAACATGAGGAAGCGGCACGCCTCTTCCGCCGCGCGACACAGGTCGACCCGGGCTGTGCGAACGCGTGGACACTCTGCGGTCACGAAGCGTGGATGACCGAGGAGACGGACCGTGCGATTGCGTTCTACCGCACCGCGATCCGAACCGACGACCGCGAACAGGCGGCGTGGTATGGCCTCGGACACGTCTACTTACACATGGGCAAGTGGCGGCATGCGGAGCACCACTTCCGGCGAGCGGCCGAGATTAACCCTGCCAGCGGACCGCTCCTGTGCGCGCTCGGTGAGGCGATCGAGCGTGGCGGCAACCTCGTGGGCGCGCTTGCGGAATTTGACCGCGCCGTTGCTCTTGagcacgacgtcgaccgCCCAATCACGCGATATAAGCGCGCGCGGGTGCTAGTCGGTCTGGGCCGTGTGCAG GAAGCCattgtcgagcttgagccGGTCGCGCGCACATCGAGCGACGAGCCAGACGTCCACTTCCTCCTGGGCAAGTGCTACCTCAAGATGCGGCGCAACGCCGATGCCGTGATTGCGCTCacgacggcgcgcgagattgacaccaagctcgagggGGCTGTACGCAGTGTGCTCCTGGCGGGAGGTGTGGACGTGGAGGATGAGTAG